Below is a window of Malus domestica chromosome 13, GDT2T_hap1 DNA.
ACGTTTGTTTGTAATGCTATATTTTGCTTTACtctatatttaaaattaaatttcagagttaaacataaatttttattttcagatAACCAACTTACAAAATACACATTTAAACACACTTACAAAGCAttaaaaaccatatatataggCCCTTTATGCAAATGAATCcccattttaaaaaaatacGGTTTAGGTGTAGGGTCTACTctacatcgaactttaacgatcctttgtaagtctcgattcataaatcatccttgcaaaaattcaattcaattcaaaattatttgCCTATTCGTTAATGTTTTTGAACCCAATTaaatgtcttaaatatttctgatttagttaatattttgtaaagatgatctatgaggtgcaacttgaaaaatagacgattCGGAttgttaaagttcgatgtgatgtgaaccccacaactaatcctatttttataaaaaaaaaatggagatcccTTCTCTTAaaggctttatatatatatatatatttagagaattgttattagcactccaaaaatctcattatacacttctcacaagtgtatttttctttcctaatatagaaagtttggagtgtataatgagatttttaaagtgctaataataattccctatatatatatgtgtgtgtgtgtgtgtgtgtgtttttgtaAATAGTAATCATTCTTGCTCTTATCCTTGCCAAACCGATGAACCTGCACAAAGCCAATCATTttttaaagggaactttaatgaaaagctcatggtactgttcactttaacgaaaaaccacatttttacactaaaaagtcaatcttgatactattcattttaccctttattttgtccttatcattaaaactcaaagttttcaaatcattttcattagttttcatttttttaaaaggCAAATCACATGGTGTTGCCCTTGTCTTGCCTCGCCCTCCAACGGGTACCCTTCAAAAGGCAATTTACTCACTTCCCAATGGCTAGTAATAGAAGTATCACTATCTTGGCATTCAGTACGGAAACGACATCGTCCATGACGTCCGCATACAACCATTTATTATCCAATTGCAGCTATTTTGTGCCCACCCTGACCTTGCAGCAGAAAAAACTCTTGACCACATCCAACTGAAAACGCCCCGGTCTCCCACATTTTAATGCAATTCAAATCCCACTCCGACATTGCACCTGATGGGCACTGACACTCTCCTGCATCCTCACCGTCCACGTGTCATCAAACCAACACATAATAACCACGTGACAATCGTTTATTAAAGAATCATTTTGATAACGTGACAATCGTTTATTAAACGAGTAATACATTTTTTTAACACGTGATAACTTTCTATTGGACGGTATTGTCACTAAGAAATATTAGTTGTCTTAGAGAATCAATCCCTCTTTATCTACGTTAACTCTTTGTGATACGAGCATATCGCCATCTTGATGTCTATGCGCATGATACAACATCACGTGAGATAAAATTTATACATACATTGAGTTGTTGATACGTGGTACTACAATGTAGATATACATgtatccatttgatgtatatgCGCATGATATAATATCATTATATCATGCGAAATGAAATTTATACATACATTAAGTTGTTAATACGCAGTACTACAATCAATATAGATATACATGTGTTATGAAAGTCCCTAATTTTTCAATGTACACAAAAAAACTATTACTGATTGTATTATTTCactcaaatttaaaatatttaaaatattaaggAGATTCTTTGAATGGTGAGACTATTCATGAATTAGcataatatttaataatattaacacaaaaacacgaaaattgaTGTTAAACTATAAGCAGTCGTCTTTCTCTTGTACCCCCGAAATCAGACGGACACGAAATGAAATGATGATGgtgttcttaataatatttctacCGTCAGCTAGTTACCGTTTAAAAGGCAACCGTATTTCAAAACCTTTCTAACTGTCTGGGGAGCAGAGAAGTTTCAATTTTTTCCTGTGGGCTTTTACTGTAACCCTGCCCAATATTCCTCTTGTGTGAGTAGTGACGACGGTGAAGGTGAATTGTTAAATTTGTAACCTGGTAGTTGCCTCGGTAAATTACAGTCCACAAATTCCCAGAGAAATTCGTTTTCTAACGAGTCCATTTCTTACTGTTACCGCCATGCATTTCTTTTAAGTATTTTAATGGCGGAATGGATCTGAACTTTCATTTGTAAATTCTGCAGTCACAAAAATCCATGCCTAAAATGTATATTATTCTCACAGTCATAGGAGTATAGGACAAAGGTTTCCTCTGCAAAACCCATCTGTCAATAGTTGTGCTGAGCCAGTTGCACCTAAATTCTCAGCTGGGACTTTTCACAAATAGGTTATCTGCCCTAAAAATTTGACCCTTCAGGTTAATTGGGGTTTAAAGTTTTAATCTTTAGAGGTTAGTTGGCATTTTTGGATAAATCCCAGATGGGCCCTTGGTCCCTTGCTGCAGTTTTGGAAGTTTcagatatttttttcttctgggtttTTGCTTCTCAGTGTAATTAATTTTGGTTTCATGTAGTTGTTTTTGTCTATTTGCATTGTAGCTACTTCTTAGTGGGTAGGAAGATTATTAGTAGGTGTCTGCATCTCATGTGCTCTAAGCATGTTACTGAAAAAATCTGTGTATTTTTGTATGGTTATCTGTCAAGCTGCATAATTCCTagtagtttttgtttttctgggGTGAGATATTTGGACTGGTTTTTGCCTCCCAGATCTGTTTTAGTATTAAGTTAGACAAGTTAATTAAGAAAGATAGAATCTTTAATCTTATTGGTTTACTTAGAATCTGCTTTGTGCAATTGCAGACTGCAAAATAGTAGTTTTTTTTTGCAACTTGGTTGAGTGGATACCGTGGGATGGTGTTctagtttagagagagagagagagagatttgcaattttgaggaagatgaGATCCATAGAGGATAAGGAGATTTCTGGAGGGACTGGtataaattttgagtttcagaAAGCAAATGGAGGTAGCAGGACACCCCATCACAGAACAGCCTTGGGAAAACCAACACCTTCCAAATGGGATGATGCACAAAAATGGTTGGTGGGATTGTCCAGAGGAGCAGAAAAACACCAGtccaaaacaaaacccagaaactcAAATGCTGATGACTTGAGACTCATAGCTCCTGTACCACAGAAGGAGCAGGACTATtcagatggagaagaagaacatCATCAACAAGAAGAAAATGGCTGTCCTAGGTCAGCTATGGCGAATCAGTACGATGTGGAGACGAAGAAAGTGGATTGTGATGATTCAGTGTGGAGAAGCAGCAACAAATCTATGGAGAACTCGACAGTGACTATGAGATCTATATGTTTGAGGGACATGGGGACAGAAATGACCCCTACTGCAAGCCAGGAACCTTCAAGAACTACCACCCCTATTCGAGCAACAACTCCGGCCGCGCGCAGCCCTATATCTTCGGGGTCATCTACCCCGGTGAGGCCGTGCCAGCATGGGAGGCAGGGCGCTCATCAAGGGTATCAAGTATCAACTGATGGGGGAAGAAGTGGTCATGATCAGACCAGTTCTTGTGGGAGAGGGAGCGGCACAGCGAAACGTTATGCAGAAGAATCAAATGCTTGCAAGAATTTGTCTGAGAATCCGAGTTCAGATCAAGGTACTAAACCGAGTCCCTTGGAAACAAGAGCAATGGCTTGGGATGAAGCAGAACGTGCCAAATATATAGCAAGGTGAGTTGCTGatattctgttttgtttttgctgGTTAGTTACAACCAGTTGCAATTAATTTGAGTATTTTCTGCTCAAAGTTGGGACTTATTGGGGCAATTGTTTATTGGATTTGTAGGTATAAACGTGAAGAGGTGAGAATACAAGCCTGGGAAAACCATGAGAAGAGGAAAGCCGAGATGGAAATGCGAAAAATGGAGGTATATAACTCGTTCTTGAGTTCAGAGTTTCAGTTTCTTCTTGGAAAATTTTTGTTTGTTCTACTTGTTTAGATCCTAGATTGAAATTGTCTACATTACATGTTTGTTGGTACTTACTACTTGTTGCCGGAAAAGTTCAAGTTTCTCTCCTTAGTGCGGAAAGAACTAGCATTAGCTCAGTTTTCTTTTCATGAAAAAGATAAATGCAGATCCAAATCACTGACATTGGTTTCACATTTGCTAAGTTATTTTCCATGATTACAACGAAAAACTACCCTTAGCGTGAACCCTTTTTCCCCATCCGCTTCGTTGGTGAATCAAATCACCAGTGTGAtcaattaggggtgggcacgggccgggccgggcccaaaTTTGAAGGGACCGGACCGGACCCGCTTTAAAATGgaacggggcggggcggggcgggtaTTGAAATTTCTGAAGTTGGAACCGGACATAACCCGGCCTGTTTGAAACGGGCGGTTCGGGCCGGGTCCACGGGTCCAACGGAAGGGAACGACGTCGTTGTCTATCTTCCTCCGATGCGAAACCTAGATGCCCAGCGACAACCTTCACCGTCGCGCCGTTCAGCATCGTCACGTCTCCGGCGAACACCACTCGAATCTGTGACTGATGCATGTCGGTCTGAGTATATTACGAGTGTGCAAATACCACTCGGATCCATGACAAAGAGCTTTATTTGCACAGAACACTCGGATCCATGACAGATCCGAGAGAAATGAGGGACGTGTAGAGAGTGAGACTGTGAAAGAGTGAGAGAAAGGGgtgagagagaaatgagagtatTGAATTCCAACGATGTTGGCGATGACGAAGCCGAGTATGAAGGTGTccgaggaagaagagagagactgCGAGTCTTGGTCCTGGGAAGAAAGAGCGGCAAAGTCATCTGCATCTCGGGAAGAAAGAGCGGCAAAGTCATCTGCGAAGCCAAGGGTGTCTATGTCCAACGGGAATACGAGAGAAACGTGAATGTCGTGAGAAATCACCTCTTGCTGCAGAGCCTCGGCCAAGCCACGGAGCCCGAACTTGCTGGCGGAGTAGGCCGTGTAGCCGTAGATTCCGACTTGGCCGGCCTGGGATGACATCAGCGCGATCGAGCTCCGGAATGAGAGTTGCAGAGATGGGGGGAGAAGAAACAGAGAAGAGGAatgagggagaagggagaaggttCGAGAGATTGGGTGTGTGTTCTCGAGAGTGAGAACCATCACGGGGAGGGACAAAAAGAAGTGGGCCTGGGACAGTAACAGTACCCAACACAGGGTATTTTTGCAAACGGGCCGGTCCGGGTACCCGTTTTTCTATACTTTTGGAACCGGCCCGAACCTAAAATTTCAAagacccgccccgccccgccccgtttcTCTTTTTTAAAATTAGGACCCGCCCCGTACCCGCCCCGAACCGCTAATACCCGCCCCTACCCGCGGGtccaggacccgtttgcccacccctatgATCAATATCTTCTTCAAGTACTACAGCATTAACGGAAAATTGCATCACTAACTTGAGAGCGTGCTCAATGGTTTTGATGAGCGCCATTATTCGGCTTTTCCACTTCCCGATAGTATTAATCATAGGCCATAAGAAACACACTCAACCATGTACCAATTCCTACTGAAATGCAGCTTTTCTGACTCGTTATTTTTGGTTTGGTACCAGGTGAAAGCGGAGAGAATGAAAACTCGGGGCCAAGAGAAGTTAACGAATAAACTCGCAGCAACCAGAAGAATAGCTGAAGAAAAGAGGGCAAATGCAGAGGCCAAACTCAATGAAAATGCTTTGAGGACTTCAGAAAAGGCAGATTACATAAGGAGGACTGGTCATTTGCCCTCTAATTTCTCTTTCAAGTTGCCTTCTCTTTGCTGGTAGCAGTATCTTATGGTGCACGCaccatttctctttctttttttctttactGCCACTTGTTGAATATGTAATTTGAACCCTGTGGAATTttatcatatttatttatttttcctaaAGTAAATTGGGACTCCCCAATTAACGGATATCATTTTTTTCTacaataattttatattttggtgTGCAACCTTCTGTTCCACAAagcaaaaaattaaataatttgtaTGTCAATGGTGGGGGTGTCTGTGTGTTTGGTATGGAGGAAAAGCACGTATCAAATCAGTCTCAGTGCGATTAATGACATGATTACTAATCCgtgctaaattttttttttaagtgaaacAAAACATAGATGACGTAGTTTTGATTTGTGtcagttaaaaaaatattgattaAAGGTCTGTTTATTTCATTCGTCTTAAGCTAGTATAGGGGTCAAATGAAATTTCATAGAAGAGAATATATAAGTTATTGGGGTCAATAACCGCCAATGCCTTCAAGGCGATTGTGAAATGGTTGCAACAAATTtgttttattataaataaaatatattgatGAGAAAAAGATAATACAAGCAGCAAAGCAAAGAGCTGCTCTAAAAAAAGCAACAAAAGAGTTGTAGGCACAAGCATGgtttaaaatatccataatatcctgatatttttatcgaaatttctgtgtttttgaACTACTGATATTTTTTTAgactatcgatatttccgatatcatcgatattttagaccttgctaagtcactcatgtatcttaccatgcaatgtataaagtgtaaaatattatactaattcattgtatataaatgattatggtgtgtttaaacttctttcattaattactacatattttctatactcacaatgtttgtcagcttgctatataatcaatttaaatcagttatatctatcatgcaatgcatttccttccaattttttgtgataaactaatagataattgactaaataaacatcatgcaaagtttcaataaaaacttcctaagtttttcttacaatttccgtggtttttattcaatttttatcaatatcgataatatcccgatatttccatcaaaatttctgtgtttttggactaccgatatttccgatatcatcgatgtTTTATACCCACAAGAAAAACAGACATCAAAACCAAAAATGCTGCATCAAAGCAGCAGCAACAAGAACTATATATCCACAGGTATATTCCATTTCCATAAAATAGATGCATTAGCAGCGAAATGAGCAATTTTCAAAAAACTCAACCGAAATCTAATAGTGGACTTAATTGAGTTGAGAACAATCGCATCGTATTAACATGAGTTCTTGAATCTACGGTTATTCCACTTTTCCAAACATAATACACAATACTTCAAATACATATGTATTGTAGTGAAATCTTAAAATTTTGCCCCAAATAGAAAATCTTATGATAGGGCAAAATGTTTGATGATGAAGTCCATGATgccccccaccccacccacccCACACCcccagaaaaaaaatggaaattaaGTCAACCGATATTTTGCCAActgaacaaataaataaaaaacaaaaaacaaaataaaagcagGAAAATAAAGTTGGCGAAGCCAAAAGACCCATCCGACCTCAAAGCACCTGCGTACGCACTCCTTTCCCCTCCTCGGTCTTCCTTCGAGGGCTTTCCTTTCGCTTTACAGTCGGCGCTCGCCGTCTCTCTCCTTGAAACGGTATCAATCAATTCCTTTCAAACCCTAATTCCCCCAGTTATACCTATTCATCAATTTCTTTGCTTCCTATTCTTTGCTTGttcaatttctagggtttccttTCGAAATCGAGTAATCTCCGTGGCTGCATAGCTCGAGAATTGAATAAGTAACTGGTATTGTTTTCTGCTCTATTGTTTGAATTTCGTATTGTTTTTGGATCCGAGTCCGTTCGGACTTAGGGCTGCGTATTCAATTTCTTCGAATTTTgtgaattttcaattcaaatattGGGAACAAGTAGTTGGGCTAATTTTGTgggggtttagggttagggttttataGCTGACTTGAATTGGGATAAGGGTTCCTTATTCCGTGGTGCTTTAGAGCTTTGGATATAGAGATTTATGGCTGCTGGAAGACATGGGGACCATCGCGAAAATGAGATCAGGGGTCGAGAGTCCAGTTTTGATTTTCCAAGGAGGGATTTTGCTACGGCCAAAGAGGACAATGAAAGGATTAGGAACGGAAGTCCTGATGTTGAAATGGGTCAAGCTAGGGATTTGAGAGATAAAATTAGGGTTAGGCAGAAGGATATTAAGGAGGGGAATGCGGCTAATGGTGGGGATCGCTCCTCTTCGAGTAGGAATTATTCAAGCAATAGCAGTAGTCGGGTTGTGAGCCATGGGCCCAAGCCTTGTGGGTTTTCGGTTAGGGCATTGGATAGGGAACCTGGTGAATTGTCGAGTGAGAGTGGGTCTGACGATGCTATTGAGTCGGCAGCGCAGGTCAAAGAAAATACGGTTTCAAAAGTGGTGGAGAATGGAACTCAGTCtccaaaagagaagaaaaggaagttTTCGCCAATTGTCTGGGATAGAGATGACAAAGGAGTGAGTAATCCATCAAAAAATAAGATCACCATGGCGGGTGCAGCAATTCCTCTACCTCCATCATTGTCTAGGGTACATCATCAGTCTCCTAATGTTATTTCAGATAGCAGTGTACAAGTATCTTCAGCTATAATTGATCAAGTCGAGAATTTACAATCTTCCTCACCAGTTAAGGCGCCAGTGGCGTCTGGGTATGTTAGTAATGGTGTCTCTGAGTCTCCACTAGGGATatcttcaccaaatcagcaaTCGGGTAATGATCATGAAGCAGAGCAGCTAGAAGATGAAGAATATGTTCCCACCCGAAATATATCATCTTCAAGATGGGCAGCAGGAAATATATCACCTGATGAAGGTGAAAGTTTAGAGAACCAGGAAATGcctaaaaggaggaagaaaactcCTCTGGTAGGGTCAGTGGAAGATAGAGTACAGAATAATTCATTAAACTCAGAGTCGGGGGAGCTTAAGAGAGACGAGTCCGAACTAGCAAGAGCGCAGTCATCTGAATCTGATGAAACAGATGCCCGTATAAGATCTTCCAGTGGGGATGATTACCAGGATAATGATTCAGAGAGGGATGACTATATGGATACTGACAAGGATCATGGTAATAATGGTTCTAGTGTTAGTCAGTCAGACACAGATTCAGATGATGATAATAACTCTCGCGAGACAGCAGAACCTGCAGCTCCTCCACAAAGAAGCGTGAACATGCTTCAGGGTTGTAGAAGTGTTGACGAGTTTGAGAGACTAAACAAGATCGATGAAGGCACTTATGGTGTTGTATATAGAGCTATGGATAAGAAAACTAAAGAAATTGTGGCCTTGAAGAAGGTAAAGATGGAGAAGGAAAGAGAAGGTTTCCCATTGACTTCTCTTAGGGAAATAAACATTCTTCTTTCGCTTCATCACCCATCAATTGTTGATGTGAAGGAAGTGGTGGTGGGGAGTAACCTTGATAGTATTTTTATGGTGATGGAGTACATGGAACATGATCTTAAAGCACTCATGGAGACAAAGAAGCAGCCATTCAGTCAGAGTGAAGTTAAATGCCTTATGCTTCAGTTATTGGCAGGTGTGAAATATCTTCATGATAATTGGGTGCTTCATCGAGATTTGAAGACATCTAACTTGCTTATGAATAACCGGGGTGAGTTGAAAATATGCGACTTTGGGATGGCTCGTCAGTATGGGAGTCCTTTAAAACCGTATACTCATTTGGTGGTTACACTTTGGTACAGGTGAGCTGCAACTGCACATtgctctttattttatttttaatttcatccTTTAGGTGTTTTATGCTTATCAGTTTAACCTATTAattcatcttttatttttttaattggttGACGACTTCCACCTTGAATTTCAAGATTGACATATGGTTTCACGGGTTTTCATTGTTATTGGATTCAGTTCTTTTTATTCTCAAGTAATTTGACTGTACAATTAGCTTTGTATTCTTGGTATCTCTCTTTGTATTTCAAGGTTGATGCCATCTCAGCATATGTTAGTCATGATGGGTATAATGTGATAAAGGCCATTGATATAGCTGGTCATGTTTTACACAATTGTCTTTCCTCtgatttgttttatttgttatgTGTGGGTTATTGTTTGCTTTTGCCTGGTGTgcatgtgtatgtgtgtttgtgtatgttGTATGTAGAATCGTAGATGCATACTTTTGTGTACCCtcaaaagttttagtcattaatGCTATTTCAATGCAGGGCACCGGAACTTCTGTTGGGAGCGAAAGAATATTCAACATCTATCGATATGTGGTCACTTGGTTGTATCATGGCTGAACTATTATCAAAGGAGCCACTTTTCAATGGGAAAACTGAATTCGATCAACTTGACAaggtaattaattttatttgacGTGCTTGAAGTTTGATTACTTTCTTACTCATTCACATACCTGTGGATTTAGTTATTTAAGTTTATAATCACTGCGCTTCTCATAAAAATTTATAATCACT
It encodes the following:
- the LOC103452111 gene encoding uncharacterized protein At3g61260, giving the protein MRSIEDKEISGGTGINFEFQKANGGSRTPHHRTALGKPTPSKWDDAQKWLVGLSRGAEKHQSKTKPRNSNADDLRLIAPVPQKEQDYSDGEEEHHQQEENGCPRSAMANQYDVETKKVDCDDSVWRSSNKSMENSTVTMRSICLRDMGTEMTPTASQEPSRTTTPIRATTPAARSPISSGSSTPVRPCQHGRQGAHQGYQVSTDGGRSGHDQTSSCGRGSGTAKRYAEESNACKNLSENPSSDQGTKPSPLETRAMAWDEAERAKYIARYKREEVRIQAWENHEKRKAEMEMRKMEVKAERMKTRGQEKLTNKLAATRRIAEEKRANAEAKLNENALRTSEKADYIRRTGHLPSNFSFKLPSLCW
- the LOC103452113 gene encoding cyclin-dependent kinase G-2, encoding MAAGRHGDHRENEIRGRESSFDFPRRDFATAKEDNERIRNGSPDVEMGQARDLRDKIRVRQKDIKEGNAANGGDRSSSSRNYSSNSSSRVVSHGPKPCGFSVRALDREPGELSSESGSDDAIESAAQVKENTVSKVVENGTQSPKEKKRKFSPIVWDRDDKGVSNPSKNKITMAGAAIPLPPSLSRVHHQSPNVISDSSVQVSSAIIDQVENLQSSSPVKAPVASGYVSNGVSESPLGISSPNQQSGNDHEAEQLEDEEYVPTRNISSSRWAAGNISPDEGESLENQEMPKRRKKTPLVGSVEDRVQNNSLNSESGELKRDESELARAQSSESDETDARIRSSSGDDYQDNDSERDDYMDTDKDHGNNGSSVSQSDTDSDDDNNSRETAEPAAPPQRSVNMLQGCRSVDEFERLNKIDEGTYGVVYRAMDKKTKEIVALKKVKMEKEREGFPLTSLREINILLSLHHPSIVDVKEVVVGSNLDSIFMVMEYMEHDLKALMETKKQPFSQSEVKCLMLQLLAGVKYLHDNWVLHRDLKTSNLLMNNRGELKICDFGMARQYGSPLKPYTHLVVTLWYRAPELLLGAKEYSTSIDMWSLGCIMAELLSKEPLFNGKTEFDQLDKIFRILGTPNETIWPGYSKLPGVKVNFVKHPYNLLRKKFPATPFTGSPVLSDAGFNLLNRLLTYDPEERITAGDALNHEWFHEVPLPTTKEFMPTFPAHHAQDRRTRRVLKSPDPLEEQRRKELQQGQIGTGGVFG